From the Terriglobales bacterium genome, the window CGTCATACGGTGCCGGGCGGCGGAGTCGTGAACTGCATCGTTGCCGGCGAGACGCCGGGTTACCCGCGACAATCGCACAGGCGAGGACGCCTGTGCCACACAGTCCTAGCGAGTTGGAGAGCTTCGTTGCCGCCGAGACGCCGGCGCTACAGGATGTAGCGGCTGAGGTCCTGGTCCTTGACGATGTCGGCGAGCATCTTGCGCACGTAGTCGGCGTCCACGGTGACCTCGCGAGTCTTCATCTCGGGAGCGTCGAAGCTGATCTCGTCGAGCACGCGCTCCATGATGGTATGCAGGCGGCGGGCGCCGATGTTCTCCGTGCCCTCGTTCACGCGGAAGGCGAAGTTGGCGATCTCGTCCAGGGCCTCGCGGGTGAACTCCAGCTTCAGCCCCTCGGTCTCGAGCAGCGCCGTGTACTGCTTCACCAGCGACGACTTGGGCTCGGTGAGGATGCGGATGAAGTCCCCGATGGTCAGCGATTTCAGCTCCACCCGGATGGGGAAGCGGCCCTGCAGCTCGGGGATGAGGTCCGAAGGCTTGGAGACGTGGAAGGCGCCGGCGGCGATGAACAGGATGTGATCGGTGCGCACCATGCCGTAGCGGGTGTTGACCGTGGTGCCTTCGACGATGGGCAGGATGTCGCGCTGCACGCCCTCGCGCGAGACGTCGGGCCCGTGACCGGACTCGCGCCCGGCGATTTTATCGATCTCATCCAGGAAAATGATTCCCGACTGCTCCACGCGCGACACCGCGGTGCGCGTCACCTGCTCCATGTCGATGAGGCGCTGCTCCTCTTCCTGGATCATGTACTCGATGGCTTCGGAGACCTTCATCTTCCGCTTCTTGGTGCGCTGGCCGAAGATGTTGGGCATCATATCCTTGATGTTGATGTCCATTTCCTCCACGCCCTGGTTGGAGATGATCTCGAAGGCGGGGAAGGATTTCTCGCGCACGTCGAGTTCGACCACGCGGTCGTCGAGCTTGCCCTCGCGCAATTGCTGGCGCAGCTTCTCGCGGCCGCGCGAGTAGGATTCCCCCGAGCCTTCGGCGGCGAAGCCCACGCCGCCCGATTCCGGCGGCTTCTGGAAGGAGGCGGCGGGCAGCAGCAGGTCGAGCACGC encodes:
- the hslU gene encoding ATP-dependent protease ATPase subunit HslU → MAIYLPGTVEEEQVLLDELTPREIVAELDKYVVGQHAAKRAVAIALRNRMRRQKLAPELAEEIMPKNIIMIGPTGVGKTEIARRLAKLANSPFLKVEASKFTEVGYVGRDVDSMIRDLVEIAVEMVRGEKLEDVADKAELNAEERVLDLLLPAASFQKPPESGGVGFAAEGSGESYSRGREKLRQQLREGKLDDRVVELDVREKSFPAFEIISNQGVEEMDINIKDMMPNIFGQRTKKRKMKVSEAIEYMIQEEEQRLIDMEQVTRTAVSRVEQSGIIFLDEIDKIAGRESGHGPDVSREGVQRDILPIVEGTTVNTRYGMVRTDHILFIAAGAFHVSKPSDLIPELQGRFPIRVELKSLTIGDFIRILTEPKSSLVKQYTALLETEGLKLEFTREALDEIANFAFRVNEGTENIGARRLHTIMERVLDEISFDAPEMKTREVTVDADYVRKMLADIVKDQDLSRYIL